The following coding sequences are from one Lolium rigidum isolate FL_2022 chromosome 6, APGP_CSIRO_Lrig_0.1, whole genome shotgun sequence window:
- the LOC124665103 gene encoding trans-cinnamate 4-monooxygenase isoform X2: MDFVFVEKLLVGLLASVVVAIVVSKIRGRKLRLPPGPIPVPIFGNWLQVGDDLNHRNLAAMARKFGEVFLLRMGIRNLVVVSSPELAKEVLHTQGVEFGSRTRNVVFDIFTGKGQDMVFTVYGDHWRKMRRIMTVPFFTNKVVQQYRAGWEAEAAFVVDNVRADPKAATDGVVLRRHLQLMMYNNMYRIMFDRRFESMDDPLFLRLRALNGERSRLAQSFEYNYGDFIPVLRPFLRGYLRLCEQVKETRLKLFKDYFLDERKKLASTKPMDNNGLKCAIDHILEAQQKGEINEDNVLYIIENINVAAIETTLWSIEWGIAELVNHPEIQQKLRDEMDAVLGAGHQITEPDTHKLPYLQAVIKETLRLRMAIPLLVPHMNLHDAKLAGYNIPAESKILVNAWFLANNPEQWKRPDEFRPERFLEEEKHVEASGNDFRFLPFGVGRRSCPGIILALPILGITIGRLVQNFELTTPPGVDKLDTTEKGGQFSLHILKHSTIVAKPRVF, encoded by the exons ATGGATTTCgtcttcgtggagaagctcctcGTCGGCCTCCTGGCGTCCGTGGTGGTGGCGATCGTCGTGTCCAAGATCCGCGGCCGCAAACTGAGGCTGCCGCCTGGCCCCATCCCGGTGCCCATCTTCGGCAACTGGCTGCAGGTCGGGGACGACCTCAACCACCGCAACCTGGCGGCGATGGCCCGCAAGTTCGGCGAGGTGTTCCTCCTCCGCATGGGCATCCGCAACCTGGTCGTGGTGTCCAGCCCGGAGCTGGCCAAGGAGGTGCTCCACACGCAGGGCGTGGAATTCGGGTCCCGCACACGCAACGTGGTGTTCGACATCTTCACGGGCAAGGGGCAGGACATGGTGTTCACCGTGTACGGCGACCACTGGCGCAAGATGCGGCGGATCATGACGGTGCCCTTCTTCACGAACAAGGTGGTGCAGCAGTACCGGGCCGggtgggaggcggaggcggccttCGTTGTGGACAACGTGCGCGCCGACCCCAAGGCCGCCACCGACGGCGTGGTGCTCCGCCGCCACCTGCAGCTGATGATGTACAACAACATGTACCGCATCATGTTCGACCGGCGGTTCGAGAGCATGGACGACCCGCTCTTCCTCCGCCTCAGGGCGCTCAACGGCGAGCGCAGCCGCCTCGCGCAGAGCTTCGAGTACAACTACGGCGACTTCATCCCCGTTCTCCGCCCCTTCCTCCGCGGCTACCTCAGGCTGTGCGAGCAGGTCAAGGAGACCCGCCTCAAGCTCTTCAAGGATTACTTCCTGGACGAGAGGAA GAAGCTGGCGAGCACAAAGCCCATGGACAACAACGGCCTCAAGTGCGCCATTGATCACATCCTGGAGGCGCAGCAGAAGGGGGAGATCAACGAGGACAACGTCCTTTACATCATCGAGAACATCAACGTCGCCG CGATCGAGACGACGCTGTGGTCGATCGAGTGGGGGATCGCGGAGCTGGTGAACCACCCGGAGATCCAGCAGAAGCTGCGCGACGAGATGGACGCCGTGCTGGGCGCCGGCCACCAGATCACAGAACCCGACACGCACAAGCTCCCCTACCTGCAAGCCGTGATCAAGGAGACGCTGCGGCTGCGCATGGCCATCCCGCTGCTGGTGCCGCACATGAACCTCCAcgacgccaagctcgccggctacAACATCCCCGCCGAGAGCAAGATCCTCGTCAACGCCTGGTTCCTCGCCAACAACCCGGAGCAGTGGAAGCGGCCCGACGAGTTCCGCCCCGAGCGCTTCCTGGAGGAGGAGAAGCACGTCGAGGCCAGCGGCAACGACTTCAGGTTTCTGCCCTTCGGTGTCGGCCGCCGGAGCTGCCCGGGGATCATCCTCGCGCTGCCCATCCTCGGCATCACCATCGGCCGCCTCGTGCAGAACTTCGAGCTCACCACGCCGCCCGGGGTCGACAAGCTCGACACCACCGAGAAGGGCGGGCAGTTCAGTCTCCACATCTTGAAGCACTCCACCATCGTCGCCAAGCCAAGAGTGTTTTGA
- the LOC124665103 gene encoding trans-cinnamate 4-monooxygenase isoform X1, with protein sequence MDFVFVEKLLVGLLASVVVAIVVSKIRGRKLRLPPGPIPVPIFGNWLQVGDDLNHRNLAAMARKFGEVFLLRMGIRNLVVVSSPELAKEVLHTQGVEFGSRTRNVVFDIFTGKGQDMVFTVYGDHWRKMRRIMTVPFFTNKVVQQYRAGWEAEAAFVVDNVRADPKAATDGVVLRRHLQLMMYNNMYRIMFDRRFESMDDPLFLRLRALNGERSRLAQSFEYNYGDFIPVLRPFLRGYLRLCEQVKETRLKLFKDYFLDERKKLASTKPMDNNGLKCAIDHILEAQQKGEINEDNVLYIIENINVAAIETTLWSIEWGIAELVNHPEIQQKLRDEMDAVLGAGHQITEPDTHKLPYLQAVIKETLRLRMAIPLLVPHMNLHDAKLAGYNIPAESKILVNAWFLANNPEQWKRPDEFRPERFLEEEKHVEASGNDFRFLPFGVGRRSCPGIILALPILGITIGRLVQNFELTTPPGVDKLDTTEKGGQFSLHILKHSTIVAKPRVF encoded by the exons ATGGATTTCgtcttcgtggagaagctcctcGTCGGCCTCCTGGCGTCCGTGGTGGTGGCGATCGTCGTGTCCAAGATCCGCGGCCGCAAACTGAGGCTGCCGCCTGGCCCCATCCCGGTGCCCATCTTCGGCAACTGGCTGCAGGTCGGGGACGACCTCAACCACCGCAACCTGGCGGCGATGGCCCGCAAGTTCGGCGAGGTGTTCCTCCTCCGCATGGGCATCCGCAACCTGGTCGTGGTGTCCAGCCCGGAGCTGGCCAAGGAGGTGCTCCACACGCAGGGCGTGGAATTCGGGTCCCGCACACGCAACGTGGTGTTCGACATCTTCACGGGCAAGGGGCAGGACATGGTGTTCACCGTGTACGGCGACCACTGGCGCAAGATGCGGCGGATCATGACGGTGCCCTTCTTCACGAACAAGGTGGTGCAGCAGTACCGGGCCGggtgggaggcggaggcggccttCGTTGTGGACAACGTGCGCGCCGACCCCAAGGCCGCCACCGACGGCGTGGTGCTCCGCCGCCACCTGCAGCTGATGATGTACAACAACATGTACCGCATCATGTTCGACCGGCGGTTCGAGAGCATGGACGACCCGCTCTTCCTCCGCCTCAGGGCGCTCAACGGCGAGCGCAGCCGCCTCGCGCAGAGCTTCGAGTACAACTACGGCGACTTCATCCCCGTTCTCCGCCCCTTCCTCCGCGGCTACCTCAGGCTGTGCGAGCAGGTCAAGGAGACCCGCCTCAAGCTCTTCAAGGATTACTTCCTGGACGAGAGGAA GAAGCTGGCGAGCACAAAGCCCATGGACAACAACGGCCTCAAGTGCGCCATTGATCACATCCTGGAGGCGCAGCAGAAGGGGGAGATCAACGAGGACAACGTCCTTTACATCATCGAGAACATCAACGTCGCCG CGATCGAGACGACGCTGTGGTCGATCGAGTGGGGGATCGCGGAGCTGGTGAACCACCCGGAGATCCAGCAGAAGCTGCGCGACGAGATGGACGCCGTGCTGGGCGCCGGCCACCAGATCACAGAACCCGACACGCACAAGCTCCCCTACCTGCAAGCCGTGATCAAGGAGACGCTGCGGCTGCGCATGGCCATCCCGCTGCTGGTGCCGCACATGAACCTCCAcgacgccaagctcgccggctacAACATCCCCGCCGAGAGCAAGATCCTCGTCAACGCCTGGTTCCTCGCCAACAACCCGGAGCAGTGGAAGCGGCCCGACGAGTTCCGCCCCGAGCGCTTCCTGGAGGAGGAGAAGCACGTCGAGGCCAGCGGCAACGACTTCAGGTTTCTGCCCTTCGGTGTCGGCCGCCGGAGCTGCCCGGGGATCATCCTCGCGCTGCCCATCCTCGGCATCACCATCGGCCGCCTCGTGCAGAACTTCGAGCTCACCACGCCGCCCGGGGTCGACAAGCTCGACACCACCGAGAAGGGCGGGCAGTTCAGTCTCCACATCTTGAAGCACTCCACCATCGTCGCCAAGCCAAGAGTGT